Proteins encoded within one genomic window of Mycolicibacterium aubagnense:
- a CDS encoding fumarate reductase/succinate dehydrogenase flavoprotein subunit, translating to MAELERHEYDVVVIGAGGAGLRAVIEAREQGLRVAVVCKSLFGKAHTVMAEGGCAASMRNANSKDSWQVHFGDTMRGGKFLNNWRMAELHAREAPDRVWELETYGALFDRTKDGRISQRNFGGHTYPRLAHVGDRTGLEIIRTMQQKIVSLQQEDFAETGDYEARIKVFHECTITELVKDGDRIAGAFGYWRESGRFVLFEAPAVVLATGGIGKSFKVSSNSWEYTGDGHALALRAGATLINMEFIQFHPTGMVWPPSVKGILVTEGVRGDGGVLKNSEGKRFMFDYIPSVFKGQYAETEEEADQWLKDNDSARRTPDLLPRDEVARAINSEVKAGRGTPHGGVYLDIASRIPTEEIKKRLPSMYHQFMELAEVDITKDEMEVGPTCHYVMGGIEVDPDTGAARTPGLFAAGECSGGMHGSNRLGGNSLSDLLVFGRRAGLGAAQYVKALPARPVVSDASLATAAREALAPFDEHVGAENPYTLHTELQQSMNDLVGIIRTKDEIEAALGKLDDLKRRMHNITVEGHRQFNPGWHLAVDMRNMLLVSECVAKAALARTESRGGHTRDDYPEMSADWRNILLVCSAGGGDPIVPDVTVTPEQQVPMPAELLGCFELSELEKYYTDAELAAHPERS from the coding sequence ATGGCTGAACTCGAACGGCACGAGTACGACGTCGTCGTAATCGGAGCCGGCGGGGCGGGGTTGCGTGCGGTCATCGAGGCCCGGGAGCAGGGCCTGCGCGTCGCGGTGGTGTGCAAGTCGTTGTTCGGCAAGGCCCACACCGTCATGGCCGAGGGCGGCTGCGCCGCGTCCATGCGGAACGCGAACTCCAAGGACAGCTGGCAGGTGCACTTCGGTGACACCATGCGCGGCGGCAAGTTCCTGAACAACTGGCGCATGGCCGAGCTGCACGCCCGCGAAGCACCCGACCGCGTCTGGGAGCTGGAGACCTACGGCGCCCTGTTCGACCGCACCAAGGACGGCCGGATCAGCCAGCGCAACTTCGGTGGCCACACCTACCCGCGCCTGGCGCACGTCGGTGACCGCACCGGCCTCGAGATCATCCGCACCATGCAGCAGAAGATCGTCTCGCTGCAGCAGGAGGATTTCGCCGAGACCGGCGACTACGAGGCCCGGATCAAGGTATTTCACGAGTGCACCATCACCGAGCTGGTCAAAGACGGTGATCGCATCGCCGGCGCGTTCGGCTACTGGCGAGAGTCGGGCCGCTTCGTCCTGTTCGAGGCACCCGCGGTGGTGCTGGCCACCGGCGGTATCGGCAAGTCGTTCAAGGTGTCGTCGAACTCCTGGGAGTACACCGGCGACGGGCACGCGCTGGCGCTGCGGGCCGGCGCGACGCTGATCAACATGGAGTTCATCCAGTTCCACCCGACGGGCATGGTCTGGCCACCCTCGGTGAAGGGCATCCTGGTCACCGAGGGCGTGCGCGGCGACGGCGGAGTGCTCAAGAACTCCGAGGGCAAGCGGTTCATGTTCGACTACATCCCCTCGGTGTTCAAGGGGCAGTACGCCGAGACCGAAGAAGAAGCCGACCAGTGGCTCAAGGACAACGACTCCGCACGGCGGACCCCTGACCTGTTGCCCCGCGACGAGGTGGCGCGCGCCATCAACTCCGAGGTCAAGGCGGGCCGCGGCACGCCGCACGGCGGCGTCTACCTCGACATCGCCTCGCGTATCCCGACCGAGGAGATCAAGAAGCGCCTGCCGTCGATGTACCACCAGTTCATGGAGCTGGCCGAGGTCGATATCACCAAGGACGAGATGGAGGTCGGCCCGACCTGCCACTACGTCATGGGCGGCATCGAGGTCGATCCGGACACCGGCGCGGCCCGGACGCCGGGTCTGTTCGCCGCCGGCGAGTGCTCGGGCGGTATGCACGGCTCGAACCGCCTCGGCGGTAACTCATTGAGCGACCTGCTGGTGTTCGGACGCCGGGCCGGTCTCGGGGCGGCGCAGTACGTGAAAGCGCTGCCCGCGCGTCCCGTGGTGTCCGATGCTTCTCTGGCCACGGCGGCCCGGGAAGCCCTGGCACCGTTCGACGAGCACGTCGGCGCGGAGAACCCGTACACCCTGCACACCGAGTTGCAGCAGTCGATGAACGACCTGGTCGGCATCATCCGCACGAAGGACGAGATCGAAGCGGCGCTGGGCAAGCTCGACGACCTCAAGCGCCGGATGCACAACATCACCGTCGAGGGCCACCGCCAGTTCAACCCCGGTTGGCATCTGGCCGTCGACATGCGGAACATGCTGCTGGTCAGCGAATGTGTGGCCAAGGCTGCGCTGGCGCGCACCGAGAGCCGCGGCGGCCACACCCGCGACGACTACCCGGAGATGAGCGCCGACTGGCGCAACATCCTGCTGGTGTGCAGCGCCGGTGGTGGCGATCCGATCGTCCCCGACGTGACCGTCACCCCGGAACAGCAGGTGCCGATGCCCGCCGAGTTGCTCGGCTGCTTCGAGCTGTCTGAGCTGGAGAAGTACTACACCGACGCCGAACTGGCCGCCCACCCGGAACGGAGCTAG